Proteins found in one Bacillota bacterium genomic segment:
- a CDS encoding formate--tetrahydrofolate ligase encodes MKSDLEIAQSTKMKKISMIASSIGLSSKDIEQYGSFKAKIKMEAIQSSKFHKEGKIILVSAINPTPAGEGKSTTTIGLGDALRKLGYQSMIALREPSLGPVMGVKGGAAGGGYAQVVPMEDINLHFTGDIHAITSANNLISAVIDNHMYHGNRLNINPEKIIWKRAMDMNDRALRKIQVGLSSKKEKPRMDAFDISVASEVMAVLCLSKDIDDLKSRIGKMIVGYDMEDRPLTVNDLKVGGAVTMLLKDAIKPNLVQTLEHTPVLIHGGPFANIAHGCNSIIATSFCRSASDYVVTEAGFGADLGMEKFLDIKARNMDVMPSLVVLVVSIRALKLHGGIDKTLMKEENVLALEKGIENLEKHIDSTKQFHLPYVLALNKFESDTKAEVDFLLNWANSNHHPIALSEVFAKGSLGGVELAKKVIELTNTPQKVKVLYNLNTSIEEKINIIAKKIYGASSVEFSEAALSQIEEYNKLGWNNLPICMAKTPLSLSDNPKLLGRPKDFKITVREFKPSIGAGFLVALTGDVMTMPGLPKLGAYENMDVIDNKIIGLF; translated from the coding sequence ATGAAATCAGATCTCGAAATTGCTCAAAGCACAAAAATGAAAAAAATTTCTATGATTGCATCTTCTATTGGATTGTCTTCAAAAGATATAGAACAATATGGATCATTTAAAGCAAAAATCAAAATGGAGGCTATTCAATCTTCTAAATTTCATAAAGAAGGGAAAATTATTCTTGTAAGTGCCATCAATCCAACTCCTGCAGGAGAAGGGAAATCAACAACTACAATTGGCCTTGGAGACGCTTTGAGGAAATTGGGCTATCAATCCATGATTGCATTAAGAGAACCTTCTCTTGGACCCGTTATGGGGGTTAAAGGAGGAGCTGCGGGCGGTGGCTATGCTCAAGTTGTTCCGATGGAAGACATTAATTTACATTTTACAGGAGATATACATGCCATAACGTCTGCTAATAATTTAATTAGTGCAGTGATTGATAATCATATGTATCATGGTAACCGTTTAAATATTAACCCTGAAAAAATAATTTGGAAAAGAGCGATGGATATGAATGATCGTGCTCTTCGAAAAATTCAAGTGGGATTATCCAGTAAAAAAGAAAAACCTAGAATGGATGCATTTGATATTTCCGTTGCTTCCGAAGTGATGGCAGTGTTATGTTTATCAAAAGACATTGATGATTTAAAATCAAGAATTGGAAAGATGATTGTTGGATATGATATGGAAGACCGCCCACTAACGGTTAATGATTTAAAAGTGGGAGGAGCCGTTACTATGCTTCTAAAAGATGCAATCAAACCTAATTTAGTTCAAACCCTAGAACATACACCTGTTTTAATTCATGGAGGACCATTTGCCAATATCGCTCATGGGTGTAACTCGATAATCGCTACAAGTTTTTGTCGTAGTGCTAGCGATTACGTTGTCACGGAAGCTGGATTTGGAGCCGATTTAGGAATGGAAAAATTTTTAGATATCAAAGCGAGAAATATGGATGTTATGCCATCTCTTGTCGTGTTAGTAGTTAGCATTCGTGCTTTAAAATTGCATGGAGGCATTGACAAAACCTTAATGAAAGAAGAAAATGTACTTGCACTTGAAAAAGGCATTGAAAATCTCGAAAAACATATTGATAGCACAAAACAATTCCATTTGCCTTATGTTTTAGCATTAAATAAATTCGAATCTGATACAAAAGCAGAAGTAGATTTTCTTTTAAATTGGGCAAATAGTAATCATCATCCCATTGCTTTATCTGAAGTTTTTGCAAAAGGAAGTCTTGGAGGAGTGGAATTAGCTAAAAAAGTGATAGAATTAACAAACACACCTCAAAAAGTGAAAGTATTATATAATTTAAATACATCAATTGAAGAAAAAATTAATATAATCGCAAAAAAAATATATGGAGCAAGTTCTGTAGAGTTTTCCGAAGCTGCTCTGTCACAAATTGAAGAATATAATAAACTTGGGTGGAATAACTTGCCTATTTGTATGGCGAAAACACCATTATCTCTTTCTGATAACCCTAAATTGTTAGGAAGACCTAAAGATTTTAAAATAACAGTACGTGAATTTAAACCATCTATTGGAGCGGGATTCTTAGTAGCTTTAACAGGTGATGTTATGACAATGCCGGGCTTACCAAAACTTGGTGCTTATGAAAATATGGATGTAATTGATAATAAAATAATAGGTTTATTTTAG
- a CDS encoding HD domain-containing protein, whose protein sequence is MKKEEFAEIFRQYIKREGSEELLKYLNSDQSDFFIAPASTKYHLSYEGGLVEHSINVYRALKKYLSRPDIKKDYGLVVSDESIAITALLHDICKVNVYQKGFRNVKDSTGKWIQIPIYEYKDELPYGHGEKSVYIISGFMKLSREEAFAIRYHMGFSDTEDKQNVSQAFTLFPLAFALSQADMEATFLMEKPKE, encoded by the coding sequence ATGAAAAAAGAAGAATTTGCCGAAATATTTCGTCAATATATTAAGCGAGAAGGTTCAGAAGAATTACTAAAATATTTAAATTCGGATCAAAGTGATTTTTTTATTGCACCAGCTTCCACCAAATATCACCTATCTTATGAAGGTGGATTAGTCGAACATTCTATAAATGTATACCGTGCTTTAAAAAAATATTTAAGTCGTCCGGATATAAAAAAAGATTATGGACTCGTAGTAAGTGACGAATCAATAGCGATTACTGCGCTATTACATGATATCTGTAAGGTAAATGTTTATCAAAAAGGGTTTAGAAATGTAAAAGATAGCACAGGCAAATGGATACAAATTCCTATCTATGAGTATAAAGATGAATTGCCTTATGGACATGGCGAAAAGTCTGTATATATTATTTCTGGATTTATGAAATTATCAAGAGAAGAAGCGTTTGCCATTCGTTATCATATGGGATTTTCTGATACGGAAGACAAACAAAATGTATCTCAAGCTTTTACACTTTTTCCATTAGCGTTTGCTTTATCTCAAGCAGATATGGAAGCTACTTTTTTGATGGAAAAACCAAAAGAATAA
- a CDS encoding MATE family efflux transporter yields MSKIFDLTEGSIFKKLVLIALPVLLTSISQMAYNLTDMFWIGRVDEIGLLETDAISAIGTAGYMTWFAFGLILIAKIGTSVKVAHSVGEKNFEKVNKFASNGLLLELTIGIVFSLILFVFKSQIISIFNIQSEQVVAYAINYLSIVGGLLIFQFVSSGFAAINEGLGKTKVNFRIMSIGLVLNMILDPLLILYFRLGVTGAALATVIAQAVTMGVFFLIYKLNKPRMYHFHIKSFDFATMKEIIRIGLPAGIQSIIFTSISIVIARMVFVYGKDVMAAQRIGSQIEQFTWMIAGGFQTALTVFVGQNFGAQQFVRIKKGMGYISLLLIPYAFLISLLLFFQAEFLMRIFLDDTLTVEYGIRYLKIISIAQIFMMLEGIGAGLFNGVGKTKIPSISGISGNLVRIPLAIILAKTMFEEGIWWALNVSDILKGSFLLFGSIVLLYNIQKTKNNKNKLLATNLETPNID; encoded by the coding sequence ATGAGTAAGATATTTGATCTAACAGAAGGATCAATTTTTAAAAAATTAGTTTTAATTGCTTTGCCGGTGCTATTAACATCAATTTCACAAATGGCTTATAATTTAACCGATATGTTTTGGATAGGGCGAGTTGATGAAATTGGTCTTCTGGAAACGGATGCGATTTCTGCAATTGGCACAGCCGGATATATGACTTGGTTTGCATTTGGGCTCATTTTAATTGCTAAAATTGGTACTAGTGTCAAAGTAGCTCATTCTGTCGGAGAAAAGAATTTTGAGAAAGTAAATAAATTTGCTTCCAACGGATTGTTATTGGAATTGACAATAGGAATTGTTTTTTCTCTCATTTTGTTTGTTTTTAAGAGTCAAATTATTTCGATTTTCAATATACAATCCGAACAAGTAGTTGCTTATGCGATTAATTACTTATCCATTGTGGGTGGATTATTGATTTTTCAATTTGTTTCAAGTGGATTTGCAGCAATCAATGAAGGACTCGGAAAAACAAAAGTCAATTTTAGAATTATGTCTATTGGATTGGTATTAAACATGATTTTAGACCCTTTGTTAATTCTATATTTTAGACTTGGTGTCACAGGAGCTGCTTTGGCTACCGTGATAGCACAAGCGGTTACTATGGGAGTCTTCTTTTTAATTTACAAATTAAACAAACCTAGAATGTATCATTTTCATATAAAATCTTTTGATTTTGCAACGATGAAAGAGATTATCCGAATTGGGTTACCCGCAGGAATTCAAAGCATTATTTTTACTTCTATTTCTATTGTTATCGCTAGAATGGTCTTTGTATATGGAAAAGACGTAATGGCAGCCCAGAGAATCGGAAGTCAAATAGAACAATTTACATGGATGATTGCTGGAGGTTTTCAAACAGCGCTCACCGTTTTTGTAGGTCAAAATTTTGGTGCTCAGCAATTTGTTAGAATAAAAAAAGGAATGGGATATATCTCTTTGCTATTAATTCCTTATGCATTCTTAATTTCGCTTTTACTTTTCTTTCAAGCCGAATTTTTAATGCGAATCTTTTTAGACGACACGTTAACCGTCGAATATGGTATTCGATATTTAAAAATCATTAGTATCGCCCAGATATTTATGATGCTAGAAGGAATAGGTGCTGGATTGTTTAATGGTGTTGGAAAAACAAAAATTCCATCTATTTCGGGAATTTCAGGAAACTTAGTTAGAATTCCTTTGGCGATTATATTAGCGAAAACCATGTTTGAAGAAGGAATTTGGTGGGCATTAAATGTTTCAGATATTTTAAAAGGATCCTTTTTATTATTTGGATCGATTGTTTTACTTTATAACATTCAAAAGACAAAAAACAATAAAAATAAATTATTAGCTACAAATTTAGAGACTCCAAATATTGATTAA
- a CDS encoding alpha/beta hydrolase → MDWLYILMALIFILTQMAGFLIAKSIFKPIRRSLLETRLMENEKNPGLMEEYDTWAKSEYKIHSRFGYDLQAYYIKPIELTNRFVILAHGYTYTHHGCVKYAKMMRDLGFNVVLYDERYHGESGGKNCTLGFYEKDDLYDVISDTFERYGENLFLGTYGESMGAATVLLEQAFDKRIKFVVSDCAFSDLEDLIKYLIKRKVKYANRLLLCVSNFYFKLFTKATFKKVCPKSSLSQASVPILFVHGKEDEFIPPVHSQILYEICPSPKAIYIGENRAKHAETASKNPKEYQKILENFLFEYVLNSKD, encoded by the coding sequence ATGGATTGGCTCTATATTTTGATGGCATTAATTTTTATTTTAACTCAAATGGCAGGATTTTTAATTGCTAAATCAATATTTAAACCTATAAGACGTTCTTTACTTGAAACAAGACTTATGGAAAATGAAAAGAACCCTGGATTAATGGAAGAGTACGATACTTGGGCAAAAAGTGAATATAAAATTCATTCAAGGTTTGGATATGACTTACAGGCCTATTATATAAAACCAATAGAACTTACAAATCGATTTGTAATACTTGCTCACGGGTATACTTATACACATCATGGCTGCGTAAAATATGCCAAAATGATGAGAGACTTAGGATTTAATGTTGTGCTGTATGATGAAAGATATCATGGAGAATCTGGAGGGAAGAACTGTACTTTAGGATTCTATGAAAAAGATGATTTATATGATGTGATTTCTGATACCTTTGAAAGATATGGAGAAAATCTATTTCTTGGAACTTACGGAGAATCAATGGGAGCCGCTACCGTTTTGTTGGAACAAGCTTTTGATAAACGAATAAAGTTTGTTGTTTCAGATTGTGCATTTTCTGATTTAGAAGATTTAATAAAGTATCTTATCAAGAGAAAAGTTAAGTATGCAAATCGCCTTTTATTATGTGTCAGTAATTTCTATTTTAAGCTTTTCACGAAAGCAACTTTTAAAAAAGTTTGCCCTAAATCATCTTTAAGTCAAGCGTCAGTACCTATTTTGTTTGTACACGGAAAAGAAGACGAATTTATTCCGCCAGTGCATAGTCAGATTTTGTATGAAATATGTCCTTCTCCAAAAGCAATTTACATTGGTGAAAATAGAGCAAAACATGCTGAAACAGCTTCTAAAAACCCTAAAGAGTATCAAAAAATTCTTGAAAATTTTTTATTTGAATATGTTTTAAACTCAAAAGACTAA
- a CDS encoding NAD(P)/FAD-dependent oxidoreductase has product MYDVIIIGAGVIGTNIAKELSYYDLKLAVIEKNNDVCEETSKANSGIVHSGYDATPNTLKAKYNVLGNKMMASTCKELDVPFIQNGSLIIGFSEEDLLALQSLQLQGIENGVEGLKILNKDEIFKMEPQLHPEVLYALYAPTGGIVDPFQLTIAPAEVAFQNKTEFFFNTFVEGISNLSDFFEIQTNQGKMYSKSIVNAAGIHSDTINNYVSQHKLDIRPRKGEYCLFDKEVGNIVHSTIFQLPSSKGKGVLVTPTAEGNLLIGPSSIFVEGKEDTATTLEGVQYILEKASSSIKSIPFSKVITGFAGLRASEIGKDFVIGESPDVKNFYNAAGIESPGLTAAPAIALDLALEISLKLHAKKKEHFISTRKAFPRFESQTMAEKKRLIEEFPEYGKIICRCELVTLAEIKNAIHRPLGAKTVDAVKRRTRAGSGRCQGGFCSPRVLEILAKELHKDVREISKFNEKSTFLVGLDKEL; this is encoded by the coding sequence ATGTATGATGTGATTATCATCGGTGCCGGTGTTATTGGGACCAATATTGCAAAAGAATTATCATATTATGATTTAAAATTAGCTGTGATAGAAAAAAATAATGATGTTTGCGAAGAAACCTCAAAAGCTAATAGCGGTATTGTTCATAGCGGATATGATGCTACTCCGAACACCCTCAAAGCCAAGTACAATGTACTTGGAAATAAAATGATGGCTTCAACTTGTAAAGAATTAGATGTTCCGTTTATTCAAAACGGCTCTTTAATCATAGGCTTTTCCGAAGAAGATCTCTTAGCTTTACAAAGCCTTCAACTTCAAGGAATTGAAAACGGTGTTGAAGGATTAAAAATACTTAATAAAGATGAAATATTTAAAATGGAACCACAACTGCATCCGGAAGTATTATATGCGCTTTATGCACCAACGGGAGGAATAGTTGATCCCTTTCAATTGACAATCGCTCCGGCAGAAGTTGCTTTTCAAAATAAAACTGAATTCTTTTTTAATACGTTTGTTGAAGGAATATCAAATCTTTCAGATTTTTTTGAAATTCAAACCAATCAAGGAAAAATGTATTCCAAAAGCATTGTAAATGCTGCAGGTATTCATAGCGATACGATTAATAATTATGTGAGTCAACACAAACTTGATATTCGTCCAAGAAAGGGCGAGTATTGCCTTTTTGATAAAGAAGTAGGAAATATTGTTCATTCAACGATATTTCAACTTCCTTCAAGCAAAGGAAAGGGTGTTTTAGTGACTCCAACCGCAGAAGGAAATTTACTGATTGGGCCTAGTTCTATCTTCGTTGAAGGAAAAGAAGATACAGCAACTACTCTTGAAGGCGTTCAATATATTCTTGAAAAAGCTTCTAGTTCGATTAAGTCAATTCCTTTTTCAAAAGTAATTACAGGATTTGCTGGACTAAGAGCTTCAGAAATTGGAAAAGATTTTGTCATAGGTGAATCACCAGATGTAAAAAACTTTTATAATGCTGCAGGAATTGAATCTCCCGGACTTACGGCAGCTCCTGCAATCGCACTTGATTTGGCTTTAGAAATTTCTTTAAAATTACATGCAAAAAAGAAAGAACATTTTATTTCTACAAGAAAAGCTTTTCCTCGTTTTGAAAGTCAAACTATGGCTGAAAAAAAACGCTTAATTGAAGAATTTCCAGAATATGGGAAAATTATTTGTAGGTGTGAATTAGTCACATTAGCGGAAATTAAAAATGCAATTCATCGCCCATTAGGTGCCAAAACAGTAGATGCAGTAAAAAGACGTACAAGAGCCGGAAGTGGTAGATGTCAAGGTGGGTTCTGTTCTCCTAGAGTTCTTGAAATATTAGCAAAAGAACTACATAAGGATGTAAGAGAAATTTCAAAATTTAACGAAAAATCAACATTTCTTGTAGGGCTAGACAAGGAACTATAG
- a CDS encoding FAD-dependent oxidoreductase: MKKDIVIIGGGPAGLAAAIGAYEEGNKDILILERENDLGGILNQCIHNGFGLQRFKEELTGPEYAIRYIEKVKELGIEYKLETMVIEISKEKIIFAINEKDGLLEIHAKSIILAMGCRERPRGALNIPGFRPSGIYSAGTAQRFVNMEGYMPGKEVVILGSGDIGLIMARRMTLEGAKVQMVCEIMPYSGGLKRNIVQCLDDYNIPLKLSHTVTKIHGKERVEGVTICKVDENLKPILETEEFVSCDTLLLSVGLVPENELSLKAGVLINPKTSGPFVSESFETSIPGVFACGNVLHVHDLVDYVSEEAQIAGTNATKYVKNELKHKHAIKVIASDGIRYTVPVSIDLVNIVKMVTIRFRVSNVFKDQYISVYFDNQRQSHLKKRILTPGEMEQVILPLKWFDSFPELETITIKVEKE; encoded by the coding sequence ATGAAAAAAGACATAGTTATTATTGGCGGAGGTCCAGCTGGACTTGCGGCAGCCATCGGTGCATACGAAGAAGGAAATAAAGATATACTAATACTAGAAAGAGAAAACGATCTTGGAGGTATTTTAAATCAATGCATTCATAATGGATTTGGACTCCAAAGATTTAAAGAAGAATTAACTGGTCCAGAGTATGCAATTAGATATATTGAAAAAGTAAAGGAATTAGGTATTGAATATAAACTAGAAACAATGGTAATCGAAATCTCAAAGGAAAAAATAATTTTTGCAATTAATGAAAAAGACGGATTATTAGAAATTCATGCCAAGTCCATTATTCTTGCTATGGGTTGTAGAGAACGACCAAGAGGGGCTTTAAATATTCCTGGATTTCGTCCATCCGGAATTTATTCTGCAGGAACAGCACAGCGCTTCGTGAACATGGAAGGATACATGCCAGGAAAAGAAGTTGTTATTTTAGGATCTGGAGACATTGGATTAATTATGGCCAGAAGAATGACTCTAGAAGGTGCTAAAGTACAAATGGTATGCGAAATTATGCCTTATTCAGGAGGATTAAAAAGAAACATTGTTCAATGTTTAGATGATTACAATATTCCTTTGAAGTTAAGCCATACCGTTACCAAAATTCATGGGAAAGAAAGAGTAGAAGGAGTTACGATTTGTAAAGTAGATGAAAATTTAAAACCTATTTTAGAAACGGAAGAATTCGTAAGTTGCGACACTTTACTACTATCTGTAGGCTTGGTTCCAGAAAATGAACTATCTTTAAAAGCAGGGGTATTAATAAATCCAAAGACTTCAGGGCCTTTTGTTTCAGAGAGTTTTGAAACTTCAATTCCAGGTGTTTTTGCATGTGGAAATGTGTTACATGTTCATGATTTAGTGGATTACGTAAGTGAAGAAGCACAAATTGCTGGAACAAATGCCACAAAATATGTAAAAAACGAATTAAAGCATAAACACGCAATAAAAGTCATTGCGAGCGATGGAATTCGTTATACCGTTCCAGTCTCGATAGATTTAGTAAATATAGTTAAAATGGTGACGATTCGATTTAGAGTGTCTAATGTTTTTAAAGATCAATACATTTCAGTCTATTTTGATAATCAAAGACAATCACATCTAAAAAAAAGAATACTCACCCCTGGGGAAATGGAACAAGTTATATTACCTCTTAAGTGGTTTGATTCATTTCCGGAATTAGAAACGATTACAATTAAAGTTGAAAAGGAGTGA
- a CDS encoding DUF1667 domain-containing protein, giving the protein MGCSLEVEIIGEDVVKITGAMCRKGEDYAKKEVINPTRIITSIVPVINGVEDMVSIKTSKDIPKDKIKECMMQLKGIKMTAPIKVGDIVLKNVCGTNVDFIATKNVEVKKNES; this is encoded by the coding sequence ATGGGATGTTCTTTAGAAGTAGAAATCATAGGAGAAGATGTTGTTAAGATTACAGGTGCTATGTGTAGAAAAGGTGAAGATTACGCCAAAAAAGAAGTAATAAATCCGACAAGAATTATCACTTCAATCGTTCCAGTAATCAATGGCGTTGAAGATATGGTTTCAATCAAAACAAGCAAAGACATTCCTAAAGATAAAATTAAAGAATGTATGATGCAATTAAAAGGAATTAAAATGACGGCTCCAATAAAAGTTGGAGATATCGTTTTAAAAAACGTGTGTGGAACGAACGTAGATTTTATTGCTACTAAAAATGTAGAGGTAAAAAAGAATGAATCATAA
- a CDS encoding methylated-DNA--[protein]-cysteine S-methyltransferase, which translates to MNHNRFTSKIGEIGIIDDGKNIVEIQLHSQLDFSINKSNLFLEAKKQIEHFLDHKLKVFTLPYLIQGSDFEKRVLQAMSTIPYGETISYKELAIISKHPLSYRAVGSVCRKNKLPLLLPCHRVIKHNKELGNFAGGIELKKQLIDLEKS; encoded by the coding sequence ATGAATCATAATCGGTTCACCTCAAAAATTGGAGAAATCGGCATAATTGACGATGGAAAAAATATTGTTGAAATCCAATTACATTCACAACTGGATTTTTCTATAAACAAATCTAATTTGTTTTTAGAAGCTAAAAAACAAATTGAACATTTTCTTGATCATAAACTCAAAGTTTTTACATTACCATATCTGATTCAAGGCTCTGATTTTGAAAAGAGGGTATTACAAGCTATGAGTACAATTCCTTATGGAGAAACTATTTCTTATAAAGAATTAGCAATAATATCGAAACATCCTCTATCCTACCGTGCTGTTGGCTCTGTATGTAGAAAAAACAAACTTCCTTTACTTCTTCCATGTCATCGTGTCATTAAGCATAATAAAGAATTAGGAAACTTTGCTGGTGGAATAGAATTAAAAAAACAATTAATTGATTTAGAAAAGAGCTGA
- a CDS encoding ferrous iron transport protein A, with amino-acid sequence MTLKDVLPGKTCVVKNIYANNLRKRIIDMGLITGTKIFVKKLAPLGDPMEIVIRGYVLTLRKSEAKTIEVDLVEGLSL; translated from the coding sequence ATGACGTTAAAAGATGTTCTACCTGGCAAAACCTGTGTAGTGAAAAATATATATGCTAATAATCTAAGAAAAAGAATTATTGATATGGGTTTAATTACTGGGACAAAAATATTCGTAAAGAAATTAGCTCCTCTTGGTGATCCAATGGAAATCGTTATACGTGGTTATGTTTTAACTCTTAGAAAATCTGAGGCAAAAACAATTGAAGTTGATTTAGTTGAGGGATTGTCTTTATGA